The genomic region gcggtccaccaagggaccggtacgcgacgtggagaagaagtagggtgagggatggaatattcagcagcagcgagaatgacttccgtgaggtgtgcgacctgacaatcacagcttgtgaaggtttgatcctgaaaggtccgggaagagaagagcccccagtctgccttggagatggtccaactagaggagcacggagagggggtatgctgcaggagatggataacacacgggaagtggtcgctcgaatatgtatcagaaagtgcataccactcaaaccggcgtgcaagttggggagtacatatagagaggtctaaatgggaataggtgtgagatgtgtccgaaagaaaagtaggggcgccagtattgaggcagacaagattgagctggttgaaaaggtctgctaacaaggagcccctcgggcaggatgctggagagccccaaaggggatggtgggcattgaagtctccagttaacaaaaatggtgcaggtagctgagaaataagttgcatcatgtctgccctggtaacggcagatgacgatggagtgtaaacggtacaaaaggaaaacgtaaaagtggggagagtaatgcggatggcaactgcctgcaggccggtgtgcaacgtgatgggatcgtagtaaatatcatcccggaccagcaacataacccccccatgagctgggatacctaccacagggggtaggtcaaaacgcacagaggtgtagtgtgccaaggcaatttgatcgcatgggtgtagcttcgtttcctggagggctacgacgagcggacggtgcaagcggagcagcaacttcaagtcctctcggttggagcgaatgctgcgaatattccagttaataagtgccatcgtaagaaaaagaagatgagagaaggggtcacctcgaaggccgcttagggcctggcttcgagcgagcactgccgccgataTCAGTAGGCGGAcggtcatcgtccatggggtctatagggtcatcggccatctcgggaggatggccgggagggggagcttcctccgccggtgaacggccagatgttcggctaccagcggtgcggccaggcgaaacggatgacggcctggggcggcaaccgctgggtggcgcaggagaagaaatgcgccgtggcggagaaggagaactgtgcttcctatgagcctttttggaaggacgtttggtggaagtaccggtcgaaggctgggaggtcgaggaatgtaggaagtctgcacgggatggttccttcttgaaggcccatgcatctgacttcggggtcttcgtcttagcagaagctgatgaaggggctggtgtctgtggggtgatgggaggaagaggagacgtcgaccgcgcgatcttagcactggccgaacggacgaccgtggtgctgaaggtcagatcgcatgtctgggttgctacctccctggtagtccgaggagaggcgaggacagtactgtatttccccgctgggagcagcgcgggcttcctactagccaatagcttgcgagcagccgaggtggacactttctctttgacccgaatttcttggatacagcgttctttcttatagacaggacagtcacgggaggatgcggcatggtcaccctgacagttcacacaacgaggagacggaggtggacagtcaccctcatgggcatccctgccacaagtgacacatttagccgcattggaacaagactgtcgagtgtgtttgaaacgctgacactggtagcagcgcgtaggtgtcgggacataggggcgaacagaaataacctcgtagcccgccttgatgcgtgatggcagcttaacactatcgaaggtcaagaagtgtccgggtcggtacaaggtcattgttgacctttttcatgaccctatggacagccgtcacgccctgctcagcgaggaaagattgaatctcctcgtcagtcaatccgtcgagggagctagtatagactacaccacgagacgaattcaaagctcggtgggcctccacccggacagggaacgtgtacaggagggtggcctgaagcagtttttgtgcctgaaaggcactctcagtttctagtaataaggtaccgttacgcaacctggtacaagatttgacagatccggctatggcatctacgcccttctggataacgaaagggttgacagaggaaaaatcctttccgtcctcagatcgagaaacgacgaggaactgtggggcaggcggtagtacttttgtcactggtggctggtcacgtttccgtttgtgggcagaagtctagagagatggagtggaatccattgcggaggaatcccccatgattgccagcgtctccgatggcgcgctccttccttgtggggaccctctcagagggcactcccgccttaggtgaatgtttacacctcaggtcacaccttccgagaaacagacggagggaccaatcggcatggtcagaaggtattagctcaggcaatcacccctccccgggcctggcctttaccatggggtacgcgcgtgccttacatgtctacccagggcggggaattacgctttACCCCGTCTTACGCTttaccggctacgcgtgcgaatgcgtgggtcggccttcaggcacgcacagggaggaaggaagaagaggaaaaagaagagagagagggagaaagaggacagactgtctcaaacgccaaggcggagaccagagaaggcatggagaagaaggcaaggagaagaaggcaatgagaaggcaaggagaagtcaagggaaagagtaaggaagacagtgaggtggagaagagcaaagaaacgaaccaacaaaaggaaggaagaaacgagaagtgaaaaaccaaaaagaccacaattataggtcgtggaaccgtccgtctccagacgcaggcgctaactacccccgtgagggggatggactccttttagtcgcctcttacgacaggcaggaatacctcgggcctattctaatccccggacccgcagggggggcatgAAGGTGTGAATACTATCGATCCATCAACTTAGTAAGTAGTGAAGTAGTGGTGGTAAACCTTGCCCAAAGTATACGAACTTCCTGCATGCTGGAATAGCttgtgtcagcaacttctgttaatcagcagAACGAAAATCCAGATTTTCATTCTATCGTTTGCTCGAAGTTTTTACGGGAGAATGAAAACCTAGTAAAGCCGActatggggaagatcagttggggttCCAGAGAATTGCACACTTCTTTAAGACACTCTGGTCCCAGCTGGGGGAATTTGTTTCACTAAAGAAAGGTTTTGGAAATCCACTTCACCCTGCAtattcctgcttatggagctccatcCGTGTTTTGTACTCGACAGGTTTCATGGGTGCGACATTCAGTTAAACAGTGACTTGCAGCTGTCTTTCCCTTATTTTTCCTCACTATCTTCTTCAATGACCATTGAACACTATCATTCAACACCCTTTTTCGTCCGCGTTAGGTCTTAGCGGACTACGATTTCCATCTTCACCTGTATGCAGTATACGTCTTTGATAAAATGCTTCTCGAAACATCAAACACTATCTTGGTTACAGAAGCAGCTTCCATACGAGCACCAACCAATAccccacgttcgaattcatttgGTTCCACTTTAACACAATGGCAACTACACAGAACACGGTTCCGTCCATGACATACTTGCGACGTATCGAGGGTACTGCACAGGTGACGTTTGTGGtcgaatacaacagcacaacctgccgTATTGCCTAGTATCTCCATTTTTCtcattgtttccatattttgtccattCACGCATATTTTGTCCAATTCATGTACATTATTTATGGTaacaattattttaaacagaattaaagaatcccttgaaaagcgactgcataacgaacaggccggttttagggcacaacgcagttgtggtgatcttattaacactcttaggatcattttagaacaaagcaaagaattccaagcaaccatgtacctggcattcattgattttcttaaggccttcgattccgtgaaacaaagtgctctggcaggtgtttcgaaagtatggcataccacagaagatcttaaacatcataaaagatatatatgatggctacaaatgctGCATACTctacaagggaaatatgacagaccCCATAAAAGTAACAGCTGGAGTCcagcagggttgcattttgtcaccaacactatTTCTACTCGTTCTAGACtcttatgagaagagtcacagcaggcaggagacgaggaatctaGTGGGGGATCCACAAACATCTGGAGGATTTGggttttgcagacgacatagttttattagctccaaggctgactgatatgcaagcaaaattaaacttgctgaaagaagaagcagagactgctggcctcaagttAAATACTGGCAAAACaatggaaatgagagtaaattaagGGAACATCGAGGGGccactgttaataggtgagcagcgtgTGGAGACTGTcacctcattcctgtatctggatagtatagtggcggaagatggtggagctggataTGACCTGAAAAacagcattaaaaaggcaaatgctgccttcatacaattgtatccaatatggaaaaatagaaatatcacgtacaaaacaaaaatctgtatttttaatacaaatgtgaaggctgtcctcctgtacgccagtgaaagctggaaaatggataaaaagataacatcccatTACGAAGCTTCATAAATAgttgtcttcgacgcatcatgaatatcaggTGGCCAGAAAAAATTTGTAATGAGGAGCTCTGAGGAATAACAAACCAGacacctatagaagaccagatacgagagagaaagtggggctggttggggcacaccttgagaaaaccagatggagccatcgagaaaaaaaaagcattggaagggaatccccagggaacaaggaagagaggaagaccaagtggcacatggaagaggacagtggaaagggaagcaaaaagagttggcacgACCTGGGcaaaattgaggcaaatggccaaacaGACGGATGgagagttctcctggatgccctatccccccataggggccaaaggaattaagtcatttGTGGTAACAGTCAAGGGAAACTAATCTGTCAATATAGGTAATTATTAGCTTTAAGAATTCAAAAGAAATAACGTGAACCTTTAAGTTGATGAAACTTACCAGTGCTTCTGGAGTCTATACATCTGGCAGTAATCAGTGGCGGTTATCCATGCTGCTATCATATGATGCTTGTGGCGAGCTatgatgatgatgctgctgctgtaTGTAATTGACACCACCTCTACAATGGGTGGTGGCAACaaatgtaaatgtttatcttatgtggacatAGTGACCACATCGAATAGTTGGCTAGCTACGAATTCATCCAGTTGAAATATTTGATGCTACCGCAGATTACTGatgctctttccagtgatagaGAAATGAACAAGCAACAACACAAAGGTTGGGCGTTGCACTGGATGTTGTCACTTCGAGACTGTGTGTCTCGTGAAGATTGTCTGTCACTCCCACAAGATCTCGCTGAGGGTCTAAACTGTCATTCCTCTTGCTGAGCCCCTGTGTCTGAACCGCAGTCTTTGACGTTAGGATCTGGGGTTGGTGACGCGCACTGAGGATCCGTTGAAACTGTGGAAGGTGATATCGCAGTTGGCACTTCACGCTGGCTGTTACACCTTGTGGCAGCAGTGGGTATTATTGGCACCTTGAGTATTACACCAGGATTAGCACTGTAAGGTTGTGTTACGTTTGCAGGAGATTGTCTTCGATCGTTGTTAGCCACAGATACCCGTTGTGTGCTCGCAAACCCaggtggaggaaggataggagaaggaatATAGTTTGGAATTCCATGTGTTGAGGCAAGTTGTGGTAACATCATTGATCTTTCAGAGGAACGTAGTGTGGGTCTGGGTGTGACAACCTGTGGAGCAGGGATAGGAAGATTTCCAGAATGTAGCATCTGCCTTTGGATGGCGTATGACGAAGCAGAAGACGGAGGTAGCTGTCGCTGTAGTGGACCATCAGGTGGCTGGCTGCCTGTGGAACCCCCTGAGAGATCAAGTGGCTGCACCGGACCTGGTTGTGTCATGAAACTGTTTACATTCGTTACAGTTGATGGATGTGGTACCTGCTGCCTCAACAGCATATTTGACTGGCTGTCTTGGACTAATTCAATGCTGCCTGCTCGTGGAGGTTTCCACAATGACCCTTGGAAAGGCGAGCTTCGCATTAGAGCAGTTTCTTTCCCAATACTTGAGACGTTTCCCTTCGTAGTTACTTTAGAGGTTACTGGCTCTTTGTGTGTAACATTTGAAACTGTGTTTTCAACTATCTTTGAGGCACATTGTGCTGCTGCAGAAGCCTGAAAGTCTGACAGGTTAGACAGCATAGAAATTTCCACTGAAGACTTAGGAGCTGTGGTCTGTGTGCTTGCTGTAGTTGGTGCCACTGGTGTTGTGTTAACAGAAGGATTTATAGGAGTGGTGTCAGGCAACGAATCAAGAAAGCCATGCTGGAGGCTATTTGCATCACTGCACGTAGTTTGAACTGTAGGTACTGATCTTACCGGCGCCGTCATTTCCGGTCCGACACtagcagattccactgcagaaatAGTCTGAGGACACGAAGATTGATATGAGTACGGCGCCGTAAAATGTGTGCTTGATGTTGGTAACCGAAACCCTGTCGGATTTATCGACTGACTTGTTGGATGAAAGGTAGATGGTAAGGAATCGGAGTACATCGGATATGGAGACAGTGCCGAGTCGCACCCACTGCCAACTATTGGCATTGTCATCGCCGATCTGACACCAGTTGGATGTTGAGCGCCTGGACGGCCGTAAGCGAAAGACGTCCTACCGAACCCGGTTGTTCTGCTTGATGTTGATAATCCAAACACCGACGGATTAACAGTTGGATATGTTGGCTCAAAGGTAAGTAGGGACATATCAGGCGGTGTCCGGTAGGGAGGCTGTTCCGGGTGGTTTGCAGTCCGAGCAATCGGCACTGGTTGTCCCGGCTGTGGCATTGGGGATCTGACTCCAGCAGTTAATGGTACGTCGAGAGGTTCATAATCATAATGGATGCCTAAGGGTTCATAGTCACCAGCAGCCGATGCAGTTCTTCCTCCATGATATGTTGAAAGTGTGGGTTGAAGCAGCGGTTCCGATTCCATTTCGAAGGAATCCAACAATGGACAGCCTTCAGAATCCGTGGTCACATCCTGAAATATCCAACAGTTATGTTACAGATTTATTTCTAGACACAAATAAACACTGTGATAGTAATTGGTAAATGTAAAAGTCAAAGGCTGTGATATCATGAAAAGTTAAGACCTTCTACGGAACTCTGAATACTATAATAGAACAGCAAGAGTGTGACAATATAATATAAAAAACCACAAGCCTGACTTAGTGCTACATATGATTCCTCCAACAGCCAAAATCTTTCTAGAGATACTGTATGTGAAGTGTAAATAATGTTTATTGGGATTTTACACCACTGCCAGCAAACGAAATTATTTCAGATGGTTAGAAGACTGACTAAGGGCAACAGATGGAAAAGTCTCGATGGTATTCTAACATGGGCGAGGGAGGTAGCACAAACCTGTATCATCTTAGTGCTTGTCAGCTGATGTTTGGTAGCTCTATGATTGGGATTATCAGTTTGGTAGATTCAATCACCTGATGGGAATAATTCTTGTGCCATTTAATTAAAATGATCGAATTAACCAGTTTCCATCATCATCCTTTGGATATTTTAACTCTTCTTAGCTGCTGCAACTGCAAAAACCGCCAGGAGAGAATTTCCACCTAATGCCAGAATTTTTCTTTTCGTGAATTAAAAGGAGCCACTAGATTAAGAAGATAATGCCAAGAGTTATTTTCTTCGAAACTGTCAAAAATCTCAGAACAACCATCAAATTTAGAAGAACaatatttcacataaaatttaacaaaatttatgGTACGTTGTATGACAATCTGAATGAAGTTCGTTACATGTGGCACTATCTGCACAAAATATGAGGCAGAATAATGAAAAACAACCACTAAAATTAGCACAAAGTGTGAGCCGAGTGTGCGTTAGTATCATGATCTGCCGCTCATGAACCAACACTTTCACCCTTTCTGCATGGTGACGGGGGTTGATCACTGAGGACCCAGATTCAGTTCATCATGTTACAGACGACGGTACGCGTGGAAAGTGTGGGTACCATATTGGAAGAATTAGTCCTTCCCTCAGCCCTTGTGATCGTCAGTTTGCGTCCTCAGAATAGGTTCATCTTTTATTTCTAGTACTTTGATTTGTGAATACTGAGCCGCCAGCATTTACTACTCTGCCACGGAGCAGAGTAGAGGCAAGAACTGTGGCTAATTTTTGTTACATATGGCTGCAGTACTGGTTGATAAAACCCTTGTTCTTTGAGCAATGTTTtgttaaagaaatttaatttgggTTTCTCACGCGTAGCCCTGTTCAGTTTTAATTTCCGAGCGATAGTTTGATCTTAGTCCCCGGCATGGATCAGCATTCCGAGTTACTGGTATATGCCCAAGTTACTTTAAGCTTACTCGTAGGACAAACAGGGTTTAGATTTTAATGTTTGTTACTGTTCTGCATGTcttatttatttacaaaagaattttcttttaattttatgtttcctTTTGTGCCCATGCGCAATTATGAGAAATTAATGCTTTAAAGTGTTTGTTCTCTTTGAATAGTGATGTGTGAAATTGTTCTCTTTGATGTGTTAGTGTGGTAAATTgccacatttatttttcaaaattactaAGTAAGAGTTAAAGCCCGAGAGAGCCTTATATTCATTTCTGTTTTTGCCTTGTGGATATGTcgtaaaattttacattgtgtgtgtgtgtgtgtgtgtgtgtgtgtgtgtgtgttttagagcataaaataattgtttttaataatgattttttttttctcagactgtaagtctggttaaaaatggaacgtggcgcggaccttgatcaagcgtgacttccttttaactgtatggtatatgttatattgcatttaggaactttcgggtcattgaacatgtatcaataattacagatttttgtagttgtatatatatgtttggatgtagctgtattgcgttgatgtactggtggatattgtgtggtatgactcctgtagttgatagtataattggtataatgtcaactttatcctgatgccacatgtccttgacttcctcagccagttggatgtatttttcaattttttctcctgttttcttctgtatatttgttgtgttgggtatggatatttcaattagttgtgttaatttcttctttttattggtgagtatgatgtcaggtttgttatgtggtgttgttttatctgttataatcgttctgttccagtataatttgtattcatcattctccagtacattttgtggtgcatacttgtatgtgggaacgtgttgttttattagtttatgttgtatggcaagttgttgatgtattatttttgctacattgtcatgtcttctggggtattctgtatttgcaagtattgtacatccgcttgtgatgatctactgtttctatttgttgtttgcaaagtctgcatttatctgttgtggtattgggatctttaataatatgcttgctgtaatatctggtgtttattgtttgatcctgtattgcaatcatgaaccctcc from Schistocerca cancellata isolate TAMUIC-IGC-003103 chromosome 7, iqSchCanc2.1, whole genome shotgun sequence harbors:
- the LOC126092797 gene encoding mucin-4-like; this translates as MTAPVRSVPTVQTTCSDANSLQHGFLDSLPDTTPINPSVNTTPVAPTTASTQTTAPKSSVEISMLSNLSDFQASAAAQCASKIVENTVSNVTHKEPVTSKVTTKGNVSSIGKETALMRSSPFQGSLWKPPRAGSIELVQDSQSNMLLRQQVPHPSTVTNVNSFMTQPGPVQPLDLSGGSTGSQPPDGPLQRQLPPSSASSYAIQRQMLHSGNLPIPAPQVVTPRPTLRSSERSMMLPQLASTHGIPNYIPSPILPPPGFASTQRVSVANNDRRQSPANVTQPYSANPGVILKVPIIPTAATRCNSQREVPTAISPSTVSTDPQCASPTPDPNVKDCGSDTGAQQEE